A DNA window from bacterium (Candidatus Blackallbacteria) CG13_big_fil_rev_8_21_14_2_50_49_14 contains the following coding sequences:
- the sufC gene encoding Fe-S cluster assembly ATPase SufC, giving the protein MQTNQTPTIEIRNLHANVGDKPILKGVNLTIYPGEIHALMGPNGSGKSTLSHVLMGHPNYTITAGEVLFKGQNLLEMAPDERARAGMFLAFQYPMVIPGVKVFQFLRNMLKARRGGDVSVREFRQVLQEKMKLLNMREEFVKRYLNEGFSGGEKKRHEILQMALLQPDLAILDETDSGLDIDALKTVCEGINAVAASHSEMGVLIITHYQRMLNYIEPQFIHILFEGRIVKSGGKELALELEAQGYEQIENEFRTAVAV; this is encoded by the coding sequence ATGCAAACAAATCAAACCCCCACCATTGAAATTCGCAATTTGCACGCCAATGTAGGCGATAAACCCATTCTCAAAGGCGTAAACCTGACTATTTATCCTGGTGAAATTCATGCCCTGATGGGCCCCAATGGATCTGGTAAAAGTACGCTTTCACATGTCTTGATGGGGCACCCAAACTATACGATCACCGCTGGCGAGGTTCTCTTTAAAGGTCAAAATCTACTCGAAATGGCGCCCGATGAACGCGCCCGCGCAGGCATGTTTCTGGCGTTTCAATACCCGATGGTGATTCCTGGCGTGAAGGTTTTCCAGTTTCTGCGCAATATGCTCAAAGCCCGCCGGGGTGGAGATGTTTCCGTGCGTGAATTCAGACAGGTTTTGCAAGAAAAAATGAAACTGCTCAATATGCGAGAAGAATTTGTCAAACGCTATTTAAATGAAGGCTTTTCCGGGGGCGAAAAAAAACGTCACGAAATTCTTCAAATGGCCCTCTTACAGCCCGATTTGGCGATCCTCGATGAAACCGACTCAGGTTTGGATATCGATGCCCTGAAAACCGTCTGTGAAGGTATCAACGCCGTAGCCGCCAGTCACAGCGAAATGGGAGTGCTGATTATTACCCACTATCAGCGCATGCTCAATTATATTGAGCCCCAATTTATCCATATCCTTTTCGAAGGCCGGATTGTAAAATCCGGTGGCAAAGAACTCGCATTGGAACTGGAAGCTCAAGGCTACGAACAGATTGAAAATGAATTCCGCACGGCCGTGGCCGTTTAA
- the sufD gene encoding Fe-S cluster assembly protein SufD, which produces MTNTALSLDFRKSFCSEILAQTEEPTWSQSLRQKAWDSYQNLPEPLPPQRNLRRIPLLDESNLKAPGSSPAGAGLDERQASWGNLASTAQMLNATALEVSLSERLKAQGVVLCSLQEALLAYPEKVQTALDQVLPATENREAALNLSYWRNGFFLWVPRGVEIQEPLYLLSSLNQAQQALFSRSLILLDEGAQATVICDYHAESQGQPSFSSDLIEMVLGSAAHLKLIHLQNWGQEVHAHSYTQAKLERDAHLTQMNLSLGAAFHYAQTQSLLQAKGAESLFLGLNMGQAQQHFRQHTLQDHRSPHTRSELIYHSVLKDEAYSFFNGMIYVSPEAQQSESGQVSKSLLLSDKSRADAIPNLEILADDVQSGHGAAIGSLDPEQRFYLMSRGFDQHTAESLLVEGFMEEVILRFPHEDLQQRIAAHLSLHLLAEGEDRSEA; this is translated from the coding sequence ATGACGAATACAGCTCTTTCTCTCGATTTTCGCAAAAGCTTCTGCAGTGAAATACTGGCTCAAACAGAAGAACCTACCTGGTCTCAGAGCTTGCGTCAAAAGGCCTGGGACAGCTATCAAAACCTGCCTGAGCCCCTGCCTCCCCAGCGCAACCTGCGCCGAATTCCACTTTTGGATGAAAGCAATCTGAAAGCGCCGGGATCCAGCCCCGCAGGCGCTGGCTTAGATGAACGTCAGGCCAGTTGGGGAAATCTCGCCAGCACCGCCCAGATGCTCAATGCAACAGCACTTGAAGTTTCACTTTCTGAACGCTTGAAAGCCCAAGGCGTGGTGCTGTGTTCACTTCAAGAAGCCTTGCTGGCTTACCCTGAAAAAGTGCAAACGGCTTTGGATCAGGTTTTACCCGCCACTGAAAACCGGGAGGCGGCCCTGAACCTGAGCTATTGGCGCAATGGTTTCTTTTTATGGGTACCGCGTGGCGTTGAAATTCAAGAACCCCTCTATTTACTCAGCAGTTTGAATCAAGCCCAACAGGCTCTTTTCAGCCGTTCGCTGATTCTGCTCGATGAAGGTGCACAGGCCACTGTGATCTGCGATTATCACGCAGAAAGCCAAGGCCAGCCCTCTTTCAGCTCGGATCTGATTGAAATGGTTTTGGGCAGTGCAGCCCATTTGAAACTGATTCATTTGCAGAATTGGGGCCAAGAGGTGCATGCCCATAGCTATACCCAGGCAAAATTGGAAAGAGATGCACATTTAACGCAAATGAATCTCTCCCTGGGTGCCGCCTTTCATTATGCCCAAACCCAATCTCTTTTACAGGCAAAAGGGGCTGAGTCTTTATTTCTGGGTCTGAATATGGGCCAGGCCCAACAGCATTTTCGCCAACACACCCTTCAAGATCACCGCAGCCCCCATACACGCAGCGAATTGATCTATCACAGCGTGCTGAAAGATGAAGCCTATTCGTTTTTCAATGGCATGATTTATGTCAGCCCCGAAGCCCAGCAGAGTGAATCTGGACAGGTCAGCAAAAGTCTTTTGCTCAGTGATAAATCACGTGCTGACGCAATTCCCAACCTGGAGATTCTGGCTGATGATGTACAATCTGGGCACGGTGCAGCGATTGGTTCTTTGGATCCTGAACAGCGTTTTTATCTCATGAGCCGTGGTTTTGATCAACATACGGCCGAATCCCTGCTGGTTGAAGGCTTCATGGAAGAAGTGATTCTGCGCTTCCCCCATGAGGATCTGCAGCAGCGTATCGCAGCCCACCTTTCTCTGCATTTATTGGCGGAAGGCGAAGATCGGAGCGAAGCGTGA
- a CDS encoding penicillin-binding protein: MKPDHKLPAPLPPGLQKHAKARHKASPLIGNRRKAHRSIDAWEVFWGILRWSFRLLMLPVLLGASSLGGAYTGMALRFSQLPDVSALQYYAPIETTEIYDDKNHLLMKLFGEENRRVLPLNQVPDKIQQAVISAEDGRFYEHKGIDWIGMARALKANFDRKAAVQGGSSITQQIVKNTFLTAERTPQRKLAEAWMATEVEKKFSKHQILELYLNQVYWGHNAYGIEAASQTYFGKSARLLKLNEGAMLAGILTGPEIYSPYRNFKGAEHRMQLTLERMRELKFITAEEYTQALKSPLKVAGLKAGSMRYPYFTSYVLAMLKENYGDQKALKQGLRIYTTINTQWQEQAEKALKEHMSQLKRMNAEQAALVAIEPQTGFIRAMVGGRNYSESQFNRAWQAQRQPGSSFKPFVYLTAFARGYTPGHTEIDEPIQFRIGTRVWKPKNYSGGYSGTMTLQRALESSVNIIAVKLGDKLGNGNIIDTAHKLGIRSRLKNVLSLPLGPSEVNPLEMANAYSTIARGGRYLEPTPILRIEDRYGNVLEDNRNRQAEPVYSAEASYQLIKIMKGVVLRGTAPAANIGRPVAGKTGTTSDHRDAWFVGFSPQLCTAVWIGNDTPTRMYGGATGGTLAATLWARFMREAHKNLPKKDFPGSAAGYPAIVAAAKAPENAEENTPRYERLNAKKYDPVDTTKIDPDELPSVDELLPIAMPSSALRSNQNLPAGSTGNMDLRLSVPGQAQNRQEPMLTPPSSPKPSQRKNTRVINELDQLIKELEKMEPPPAAPPE; the protein is encoded by the coding sequence ATGAAACCTGATCATAAATTGCCTGCTCCTCTGCCTCCAGGTCTCCAAAAACATGCAAAGGCCAGACACAAAGCCAGCCCTTTGATTGGAAACCGTCGCAAAGCACACCGAAGCATTGATGCTTGGGAAGTGTTCTGGGGAATTCTGCGCTGGAGCTTTCGCCTGCTCATGCTGCCAGTTCTCTTAGGAGCCAGCAGCTTGGGCGGCGCCTATACAGGCATGGCCCTTCGTTTCTCGCAATTGCCTGATGTTTCTGCTCTGCAATATTATGCCCCAATTGAGACTACAGAAATATACGATGATAAAAACCATTTGCTGATGAAGCTCTTCGGTGAAGAAAACCGACGTGTTTTACCTCTGAATCAGGTACCCGACAAAATTCAGCAAGCCGTCATCTCGGCAGAAGATGGCCGTTTCTATGAACACAAAGGCATTGACTGGATTGGCATGGCCCGTGCGCTCAAAGCCAATTTCGATCGCAAAGCAGCAGTTCAAGGGGGCAGCTCGATTACACAACAGATTGTCAAAAATACCTTTTTGACAGCAGAACGCACCCCCCAGCGCAAACTGGCCGAAGCCTGGATGGCCACCGAAGTCGAAAAAAAATTCTCGAAGCATCAAATTCTGGAACTCTATCTCAACCAAGTTTATTGGGGCCACAATGCCTATGGCATCGAAGCCGCCTCACAAACCTATTTCGGAAAATCTGCCCGTTTGTTAAAACTGAATGAAGGTGCCATGTTGGCGGGTATTTTAACCGGCCCAGAAATCTATTCGCCCTACCGAAACTTTAAAGGTGCAGAACACCGTATGCAGCTCACCTTAGAAAGAATGCGAGAGCTGAAATTTATTACGGCAGAAGAATATACCCAAGCCTTGAAAAGCCCTCTCAAGGTGGCGGGGCTTAAAGCGGGCAGTATGCGTTACCCCTATTTCACAAGCTATGTTCTGGCCATGCTGAAAGAAAATTATGGCGATCAAAAAGCACTGAAACAGGGCTTGCGAATTTATACCACCATCAATACCCAATGGCAGGAGCAGGCCGAAAAAGCGCTCAAAGAACATATGAGTCAGCTGAAACGCATGAATGCCGAACAGGCAGCTCTGGTGGCCATCGAGCCACAAACTGGGTTTATACGCGCCATGGTGGGGGGGCGAAACTATTCTGAAAGCCAGTTTAATCGGGCTTGGCAAGCCCAACGCCAGCCAGGTTCTTCATTTAAGCCTTTTGTTTACTTAACGGCTTTCGCCAGAGGCTATACTCCCGGGCATACTGAAATCGATGAACCGATTCAATTCAGGATTGGCACCCGGGTTTGGAAGCCCAAAAATTACAGTGGGGGTTACAGTGGCACCATGACCCTGCAAAGGGCGCTGGAAAGCTCTGTCAACATCATTGCCGTCAAATTGGGAGACAAACTCGGCAATGGCAATATTATCGACACAGCCCATAAATTGGGCATTCGTTCCAGGCTCAAAAACGTACTCTCTTTGCCCCTGGGCCCCAGCGAAGTGAATCCGCTCGAAATGGCCAATGCCTACAGCACGATTGCGCGTGGGGGGCGCTATCTTGAACCCACTCCGATCTTAAGAATTGAAGATCGCTATGGCAATGTGCTCGAAGACAACCGCAACCGCCAGGCAGAGCCGGTTTACAGTGCTGAGGCCAGTTATCAGCTGATCAAAATAATGAAAGGCGTTGTCCTGCGAGGAACGGCACCTGCTGCCAATATTGGCAGGCCCGTAGCAGGCAAAACAGGCACCACCAGTGACCACCGTGACGCCTGGTTTGTGGGTTTCAGTCCCCAGCTCTGTACCGCCGTATGGATCGGCAACGATACGCCCACCCGCATGTATGGGGGGGCCACAGGAGGCACCCTGGCAGCCACTCTCTGGGCCCGTTTTATGCGAGAGGCACATAAAAATTTACCCAAGAAAGATTTTCCAGGCAGTGCAGCAGGTTACCCAGCCATCGTTGCAGCCGCAAAAGCCCCTGAAAACGCTGAAGAAAATACACCACGCTATGAACGCCTGAATGCCAAGAAATATGATCCCGTGGACACTACCAAAATTGATCCAGATGAATTGCCCTCAGTTGATGAGTTATTGCCGATTGCGATGCCATCATCAGCTTTACGCTCCAACCAAAACCTTCCAGCGGGCAGCACTGGCAATATGGATTTGCGGCTCTCGGTTCCAGGTCAAGCTCAAAACAGACAAGAGCCGATGCTTACCCCCCCCAGCAGCCCAAAACCCAGCCAGAGAAAAAACACACGCGTGATCAACGAATTGGATCAACTGATCAAAGAGCTTGAAAAAATGGAGCCCCCTCCGGCGGCTCCTCCCGAATGA
- a CDS encoding cysteine desulfurase: protein MTLNIERIREDFPILKQTVNGEPLIYLDNAATTQKPQAVIDALVHYYSTQNANVHRGIHTLSQQATDAFEAVREQTARFINAPSARSVIFTRGTTESVNLISYSWGESNLQPGDVIVTSQMEHHSNFVPWQRLAEKKGAELRLIPVTETGLLDLEAAAQLIDHRTKIVAVTQMSNVLGTLNDVQALARLAHAQGALIFVDGAQSVPHLPVDVQALDCDFLAFSAHKMAGPTGIGVLWGREEILAQMEPFHGGGAMIKEVFESHSTWGDLPYRFEAGTPHIEGVLGLGATLTYLTTLGMEKIHAYETLLTSYALEGLAKIEGLKLYGPQDAAQRGGILSFNLEQIHPADVGSLLDQQGIAIRTGHHCCQPLMRRFEVNGMARASFYFYNTLSEIDALLAGLQRVQRIFAKARKQTQTTH, encoded by the coding sequence GTGACTCTAAATATTGAACGGATTCGCGAAGATTTCCCAATCCTGAAACAAACAGTCAACGGCGAACCCCTGATTTACCTTGATAATGCAGCCACCACGCAAAAACCCCAGGCGGTCATTGACGCCCTGGTGCACTATTACAGCACCCAAAATGCCAATGTCCATCGCGGCATTCATACTCTCAGTCAACAAGCCACCGACGCCTTTGAGGCGGTCAGAGAGCAAACCGCACGCTTTATCAATGCGCCTTCAGCCCGCAGCGTGATTTTCACCCGTGGAACCACTGAGTCGGTCAATCTGATCAGCTACAGTTGGGGAGAGAGCAATCTTCAGCCCGGCGATGTGATTGTCACTTCGCAAATGGAACACCATTCCAATTTCGTGCCCTGGCAACGACTGGCAGAAAAAAAGGGAGCCGAACTGCGTCTGATTCCGGTCACAGAAACTGGTCTTCTGGATCTTGAAGCCGCTGCCCAACTGATCGATCATCGTACCAAAATCGTCGCGGTCACCCAAATGTCCAATGTGCTGGGCACGCTCAATGATGTTCAAGCCTTGGCGCGTCTGGCACATGCCCAGGGCGCCTTGATCTTCGTAGATGGCGCCCAAAGTGTGCCCCATCTGCCTGTTGATGTGCAGGCTCTGGATTGTGATTTTCTGGCCTTCTCGGCGCATAAAATGGCCGGTCCGACAGGCATCGGCGTGCTTTGGGGCCGGGAAGAAATTCTGGCCCAAATGGAACCTTTTCATGGCGGTGGCGCCATGATCAAAGAAGTTTTTGAGAGCCATTCAACCTGGGGTGATCTGCCCTATCGTTTTGAAGCTGGCACCCCCCATATTGAAGGCGTACTGGGTCTGGGAGCCACCCTCACCTATCTCACCACCCTCGGCATGGAAAAAATTCATGCCTATGAAACGCTGCTGACAAGCTATGCCCTGGAAGGGCTTGCCAAAATCGAAGGTCTCAAGCTCTATGGCCCTCAAGACGCCGCTCAACGGGGGGGAATTCTTTCGTTCAATCTGGAGCAAATTCACCCGGCAGACGTGGGATCGCTCTTGGATCAACAGGGGATTGCGATTCGCACCGGCCACCATTGCTGTCAACCCCTGATGCGCCGCTTTGAGGTCAATGGCATGGCGCGAGCCAGCTTTTATTTTTACAATACCCTGTCTGAAATAGATGCCTTGCTTGCGGGCCTACAACGGGTTCAACGCATCTTTGCAAAAGCCCGCAAGCAAACACAAACAACACATTAG
- the sufB gene encoding Fe-S cluster assembly protein SufB, translated as MITNQAVENSEPALSGKEKTRAELEDLNKDYKYGFHDPEDKYIFKSEKGLTEEIVRRISSMKNEPEWMLDFRLRALRLFNEKPMPTWGNNEFLNQIDFGNIHYYVRSSERSENNWDEVPEYIRETFDRLGIPEAEQKFLAGVTAQYESEVVYHSVREDLEKQGVIFMDMDTGLREHPEIIKKFFGTIIPSGDNKFSALNSAVWSGGSFIYVPKGVKVAIPLQAYFRINTENMGQFERTLIIADEDSSVHYIEGCTAPIYTTDSLHSAVVELIAMKGAKIRYTTIQNWSNNVFNLVTKRAIAHENATVEWVDGNLGSKLTMKYPAVWLKGEGAKGEILSIAWAGKGQHQDAGAKILHLAPNTSSVITSKSISKDGGRTSYRGLIKVLPGCHGVKSNVRCDALLLDKDSRSDTYPTMQIDEDQAQINHEATVSKISDEQLFYLMSRGLTEDDARLMIVNGFIEEFTKELPMEYSVELNKLIQLEMEGSIG; from the coding sequence ATGATCACCAACCAGGCAGTTGAGAATAGCGAACCCGCCCTGAGCGGCAAGGAAAAAACCCGTGCCGAACTCGAAGATCTGAATAAAGACTATAAATATGGCTTTCATGACCCTGAAGACAAATATATTTTTAAGTCTGAAAAAGGTCTGACCGAAGAAATCGTACGTCGGATTTCGTCTATGAAAAACGAACCCGAATGGATGCTCGATTTTCGTTTGCGGGCGCTGCGCCTCTTCAATGAAAAACCCATGCCCACTTGGGGAAACAATGAGTTTTTGAATCAGATTGATTTCGGCAATATCCATTACTATGTACGTTCTTCTGAAAGATCTGAAAACAATTGGGATGAAGTGCCCGAATATATCCGCGAAACCTTTGACCGTTTGGGCATTCCAGAAGCCGAACAAAAGTTTCTGGCCGGTGTGACCGCCCAATATGAATCCGAAGTGGTTTACCACAGCGTGCGTGAAGACCTTGAAAAACAAGGCGTGATTTTTATGGACATGGACACAGGTTTGCGTGAACACCCTGAAATCATCAAAAAATTCTTCGGCACGATTATTCCCTCCGGCGACAATAAATTTTCAGCCCTGAATTCTGCAGTCTGGAGTGGGGGCAGTTTTATCTATGTTCCCAAAGGTGTCAAAGTAGCCATTCCCCTGCAAGCCTATTTCCGTATCAATACTGAAAATATGGGCCAGTTTGAGCGCACCCTGATCATTGCCGATGAAGACAGTTCCGTGCATTATATTGAAGGTTGCACAGCCCCAATCTACACCACCGACTCCCTGCACTCTGCCGTGGTTGAGCTGATCGCTATGAAAGGCGCAAAAATCCGCTATACCACGATTCAGAACTGGTCAAACAATGTCTTTAATCTGGTCACCAAGCGTGCCATTGCCCATGAAAACGCAACTGTGGAATGGGTAGACGGCAACCTGGGTTCTAAACTGACCATGAAATACCCTGCTGTCTGGCTCAAAGGCGAGGGAGCCAAGGGTGAAATTCTCTCGATTGCCTGGGCAGGCAAAGGCCAGCACCAGGATGCCGGGGCCAAAATTCTGCACTTGGCTCCCAATACCTCTTCTGTGATTACCTCCAAATCGATCAGCAAAGATGGCGGACGCACCAGCTACCGGGGCCTGATCAAAGTCTTGCCCGGTTGCCATGGCGTCAAATCAAATGTGCGCTGTGACGCGTTGCTTTTGGACAAGGATTCCCGCTCGGACACCTATCCCACCATGCAAATCGATGAAGATCAAGCACAAATCAACCACGAAGCCACTGTCAGTAAAATCAGCGACGAACAGCTCTTTTACCTGATGAGCCGTGGCCTGACAGAAGATGACGCCCGCCTGATGATTGTGAATGGTTTTATTGAAGAGTTCACCAAAGAACTCCCCATGGAATATTCCGTTGAGCTGAACAAGCTGATTCAATTGGAAATGGAAGGTTCAATTGGTTAA
- a CDS encoding transcriptional regulator → MKVSESDQAGNPMKISAVEEYGLRCLLQLARSKENQLLSAEDIAEKEGLSVAYIEKILAQLRKVGLVSSVRGMYGGYQLTRSPDKITVGELVKAVDGDFFTDICQHFSGNQNACVHSSACSVRPVWLMVARHVYRILDHLTLADLLNEESNMEQQLFSDFPLPLQMAR, encoded by the coding sequence ATGAAGGTATCAGAATCAGATCAAGCAGGTAATCCGATGAAAATTTCAGCGGTTGAAGAATACGGTCTGCGATGTCTATTGCAATTGGCTCGAAGCAAAGAAAACCAACTGCTTTCAGCTGAAGATATCGCCGAAAAAGAAGGTCTGTCCGTCGCCTATATTGAGAAAATTTTAGCTCAATTACGTAAGGTAGGACTCGTGAGCAGTGTTCGTGGCATGTACGGCGGCTATCAACTTACACGTTCCCCAGATAAAATCACAGTCGGCGAATTGGTAAAAGCTGTCGATGGTGACTTTTTTACAGATATCTGTCAGCATTTTTCCGGCAATCAGAACGCCTGCGTTCACAGCAGTGCCTGCAGCGTAAGGCCTGTCTGGCTGATGGTTGCCCGCCATGTCTACCGCATTCTCGATCACCTGACATTGGCCGATCTGCTCAATGAAGAAAGCAATATGGAACAACAGCTTTTTTCTGACTTCCCTTTGCCCCTGCAGATGGCCCGTTAA